The Nostoc cf. commune SO-36 genomic sequence CATAGTGATTAGAAGCTTCCATACTAGAAAGTTCTCCACCAGCTTCTACTGCCATCAACAGTCCATCACCTGTATTGGTATTGCAACCTAGTGCTTTACTCAAGAATGCACAACCGCCATTCGCTAAGACTACTGCACCAGCACGAACGGTATAGGTACGATGATGTTGCCTCTGCACACCTCTTGCTCCCGCTACTGAGCCGTCGTCAGCCAATAAAAGCTCTAGAGCTGGACTTTGGTCGAGAATCTGTACACCAACACGCAAAAGGTTTTTGCGGAGTACCCGCATATATTCAGGGCCATAATAACTCTGACGCACAGATTCCCCATCTTCTTTAGGGAAACGATAGCCCCAACTTTCCACGCTAGGTAAACTCAGCCAAGTTTTTTCGATAACACGCTCGATCCAACGTGAGTTAGCGAGGTTTTTTCCTACGCGATAACGCTCCGATAAAACTTTGGTAAAGACACCATTGGCAATATTGCCGATATGTTCAAAAAATTCTAGAAACCGTTTACTTAAATTGCGGGCTTCACTAATGATTAACAGTGATAAACTGGTAGCAACCACGAAGTCAGCAGTAGCGATCGTTCCCTGACTCCAAAGTGAGAGTGAGTAATACAAAGTGCCAATTTTCAGGACTGCTGCTGAGATAAACTGAAACCAACGGATTCGCTCCGAGTACCAGTTGGATTTTCTCACCTCTTTGAGTTCGTCCCTTAATTGCTCATTCAAATAGCGTCGTTCAAAACCCAGGCGAGCAAACAGTCGGCTACTATTGAGGTTTGTTACCGCATCTACGATGATACCAGTTGTCTCACTTCTTGCGGCTGCGGCTTTTCGGGAATAAATTCGGCAGCGAGTTGCCAGCCAGAACGAAATAGTGATGAAAAGAACTGCCCACAACCCCACGAATCCAGCAAGTGGAGGATAGACGCGATACAGTAATATCGTCGTGACAGTATACACGATGATTACTGGCATAAATTCAGTAATCAGCATTTGCATCGTCTGAGTTACACCCAGAGAAGTTTCGCTAATCCGATGTGCCAATGCTCCGGAAAAACTGCTACTGAGGTAACGATGAGAATGGTGCTGTAAATAGGCATATAGCGATCGGACGATGTGCTGTCGGTGGATCGGATGGAGGATTGTCTGTAAGAGTCCAGCCGATCGCCCGAATACCACTTCACCCACACTCAAGGCGGTGAACAACATCAGGGGTTGGCTCACGGCATCAAAAATCTGCTTACTCTCCCCTGGCGATCGCGTCACGCCCCGGATGATCTCACCAATGGCATAAGGTAACATGATGCCGCAGGTTGCGTGTATTACCTCCAGAATCACCATTGCCACATACCACCAGCGGAACTGGTTAACAAAATAGCAAATGAACCTAAATGGAGTCGCTGGCAAGTTGGGCGCGTCGGCAGCACGTTGAAAGGAATTCGATTGTTTGGACTTTTTCTTCATGAGAGTTGATCTCGTAGCATCTTTTTAGGCTTCTCTTTAACAACTCGATTCAGTGGGGACAAATAACAATAAAGCTAGAAGACTTTGTTCTTTGTTCACGACGCTAAAGCTTTCTTAAGTAGCAATATTTAAACTATAAATATCCATCTCAACTCCATGAAATATTGTTCTTCTTTCGTGTTTCATACCCAACTTCCTAAGCACTCTGATCGATGCTGTGTTTGCTCGTTCGACAATGCTGAGGATATATGAAATACTCAGAACTAACGAAGCAAAGCACTAGTAGTTTGTGTCATTAGTTCTGAGGGATAAATAAGTTTGTAGTTAGGACTTTAGTCCTTGATTTTTAAGCACTGAAGTGCTTACTACAAACTCATCAAAATTAATGGGACAGACTACTAGACCATAATTTCTGGCGGTGTGATTGCAGCATACAAATCAGGCGGAAGTAAAGCATCCTGAATATTGATTTTCTTCGGTATGACACCCTCTTTAAAGAATAAATCTGCTACACGCTGTTGTTCTGCTATCAGTTCAGGACTTAAGCCTCTGCGTCCTGCGAAAGTGCGACGAGACATTACCTTGTCGGCCACATCCTCATCGAGCTTTTGTGTTGCGATCATCAACTTTTTCACTTCATTTCGATTCGCCTCTGCCCACTTATCAAGAGCGTGAAGTTCTTCAATGATAATTTTTAGTAAGCCAGGATTTTCTTGGGCAAACTTCCTATCAGCAATATAATAGCCCCCAGGAGAATCTAGCCCAACAGAATCTCTGAGGACACGAATTCGACCCATCTTTTGAGCGATCGCATAGTGGGGATCTCCTGTCATCCAAACGGGAATTCTCCCTTCGAGAAATGCACCCCGCGCTTCGATAGTCGCCATACTTTTGATTTTGATATCCTTAATTGTCAAGCCGATGGACTGCAAAGCTCTAAGAATAAAATAGTGCGATGCCGAGCCTTTTTGAAAATAAACTTCTTGCCCCTTGATATCCTCAAATTTCTGAAGGGGAGACTCTGGAGGTACAGCAATTACACTACTTGTTCCTGTTCTTGTGGTTCTTTGTGTACCGACGACATAAACAAGGTCTGAACCAGCGACTTGGGCAAAAATTGGCGGCGTTTCTCCTACTGATCCTACGTCAACTCTTTTCGCAGCCATACCTTCCATCAGTTGTGGCCCTTGGACAAATTGCGCCCATTCCACCTTGATTCCCAGTGGCTCCAAGCGTTTCTCTAAAACTTGCCGATTTCTGAACAGATCCCCTGCACTCTGATAACCCATGCGGAGAACTTTCGTTTTTATCCCAAGGGAAATTGAATTGCCACTAGTACTTGCTACATTCTGTTGGCTACAACTTCCCAACAAATATGGCATAGAAAAACCGCCCAGACTAGATGTAGCAACATTTAGAAAACGACGGCGTTTAATCATAGCTGTTTGATAGATAAAATAGTTTGGATTGGAAAGGTTAAAAGAAAGCAAAACTAACGCAGAGAATCTCCCCTGCGATATTCGGTGGTGATGTCGTCGAGTTTTTGTTTCAAATTGTCGTCGAGTTTTAGTTCTACAGCTTTGAGGGTGTCAGCAAGTTGTTCTGGACGACTAGCACCAATAATAGGGGCAGTAATAATCGGATTAGCCAGCACCCAAGCTACCGCTAGGGTAGTGAGCGACAATCCAGCAAATTCCGCCACTGTGCGTAATTCTTCCACAGTATTGAACTCGCGATCGCGCCAGTATCGTTCTTGATAACGTTCTGCGGCAGCACCAAGAGTAAAACGAGTCCCTGCGGTGGGGCCTTGAGTCAGATTGTGTTTACCAGTGAGTAGACCACCTGCTAAGGGATTGTAAGGAATTACACCTAATCCTTCTTCTTTCGCCAAGGGCAAAAGTTCTCGCTCAATTTCGCGGAACAACAAATTATAGCGGGGTTGAATCGAGACGAAGCGAGTCAGATTTCGCACTTCGGCGCGACCCAAGGCGCGGGCGAGTCGGTAAGCTAAGAAGTTAGAAACCCCAATGTAGCGTACCTTGCCAGCACGAACTACTGTATCTAATGCTTCTAAGGTTTCATCGAGAGGAGTTGAAGCATCATCAGAGTGCAATTGGTACAGGTCAACATAATCAGTTCCCAGTCGTCTGAGGGAAGCATCGATCGCATCCAAAATGTGTTTGCGCGAAGCACCCTGATCCCAAGGTGCAGGGCCAACTTTACCTACAGCTTTGGTAGCCAAAATAAAATGTTCGCGTTTGCCTTTGAGCCAGCGCCCAATGATTTCTTCGGTACTTCCAGCTGTAGCTAGCCCACCCCCAAGTGGATAAACATCAGCTGTATCCAAAAAGTTGATTCCCGCATCGGCGGCGGTGTCAAGGATTTGTTTGGAAGTTTCTTCGTCTGTCTGCAATCCGAAAGTCATTGTACCGAGACAGAGACGGGAAACAGTCAATCCAGTTTGACCGAGCTTGGTAGTTGGTAATGTCATGGAAACATTTTTTATGTCGTTAAATTTTGATAAGAAAACGAACCGCAAAGGCGCAAAGGACGCAAAGAAAGAAGAAAAATTCTCTGCGTTCCTATGTCACCGAGTCTTTGCGTCAGCTTTAACCCAAGAGAAGTTTTTCTTTTTTGTATTCTTCAGACAGCTACAGAAGTACGACGACTTTGTGAAATTAGCCATTGTTGCAATTTCGAGTCACTGTAGACTTCATCGGCAATAAAATGATCGCCTTCCGGCAGTACAGTAAAATCTACTCTTCCCCCCACTCCGCGCAAGATATCGACAATCTGCTGTGTATCTTCAATCGGCAGTTTTTCGTCCTTTGCACCTTGGAATATTTGGATAGGAATTTCTTTGAGTGCGGCTAGTTGGCTTGGTTCTAATGTTTTGGGTACACGACCAGACACTGCTACCAAACCAGCGAAGCGAGTAGGATGAGAAGCAGCGATATGCCATGCCCCAGCCGTACCTAAACTGAATCCAGATAAAATCACACGGGACGGATCTATGGGTTGGGAGGTAATGAGATTATCCAACAAAGCAATTACGTCAGATTCTCGATCTACCCAGGTTTGTCCTTCAGGAAGCTGGGGAGCTGCAAAGACATAAGGTAAGGGGCTGGATGAATCCACGAAACGAGGTAAACCCCATTTGAGTAGTACATTTATATCTGTACCGCGATCGCGTGCGCCATGCAAAAACAATACGAGTGGTGCAGGTTTATTTGCTTCTTCAGAGACAGGCGAGAAAAGATAAGGCAGTGAAGCGGAACGGTGTTCGATAGTCATAGTTATAATTCTTCTGTATTTTTGGTGGTCAGATACCCGACTTCTTAAAGAAGTCGGGTATCTTGTAACATCTCAATGCCTTGACAAAGATTTAAGCTACTACAAGGCTCTTATCTACTTGGGGAGTAGGTACTTTCGATTCAACTGCCGTACCCTTGAAGAAGTCAGGATTAGCTTGGGTATAGAACTTGTAAGGATTATGGAATACATAAGCCTTAAAGTCCGCTTCAGAAATCACACCTTCTTGTACCAAATCCCAGCTTTCCGCTAGTGGATCGGTCAAATCAGGTACATCCCAGTGACCAACATCTGAAGAATAAATGGCGTTGATTTTCACACCCAAGGGATTCGCTTTGTCGTTGAATGCTGCTGCGATGGTGCGATCGTCAGACTCGGAACCAAAGAAGAAACTATTCACCCAGCGATCGCGGATGTCTTCAATTGTCTCAATCCCGGCTGCGGCAAAGTCTTCCAATTCACTACCAACGGGTGAGCGACTATGACGGTTGAAAGAAGAACCCAAGACACTCTTTGTTAATTCCTCTTTACTCAGAGGATGTTCTTGCAGGAACTCGCTACCAAAACGCTCGAACAACACGAACAACTCATCAGAATTGGCGTTATCTGGGTTGTAGTTTTGTAGTCCTTTCAGACTGCGCTTGGAGAAACGATCTACTAAATGAATGTAGACGTGAGCGCCCCAATCTGCACCACCTTCGAGCATAGCTACGCGCAACTGAGGGAAACGTTTGGTAACACCACCAAAGAACAACGCCTTAGCAAATGCTTGGGAACCATCGGCAAAGTGACCGATGTGGTTATTCATGTAGTTGCTGATGGAAGAGCGTCCAGTCCAACCTTGACTACCATAATGGGTAGTAATGGGTACACCTAACTCAACCGCCTTAGCCCAGAATGGATCATAGTCATATTCACTATCTAATCCGTAAAAGTCAATGTAAGAGGCATACTTGGCGATTTCAGGATATTGATCTGCTGGATATTTATCAGCGATCGCCTTAATTGGACGTTTCACACCACCAGGAATGTTTGCTACTTTAAGTCCTAGTGTTTTTACTGCAAACTCTAACTCCTCAACGGCTTCTTGAGGATTACCCATCGGGATGCCAGCTACAGGTGTCAGGCGATCGCTATATTTCCGATATAAGTCAGCATGATAGTGATTGACTGCCCGTTGCAGTGCTTGACGGTTCTCTTTACTTGCTCCAGCAGGTGCAAGAACATTGTTAGGAAACAGTACCGAATAATCTGATCCTTGCTCTGCTTGACGCTCATA encodes the following:
- a CDS encoding carboxylesterase family protein, yielding MTIEHRSASLPYLFSPVSEEANKPAPLVLFLHGARDRGTDINVLLKWGLPRFVDSSSPLPYVFAAPQLPEGQTWVDRESDVIALLDNLITSQPIDPSRVILSGFSLGTAGAWHIAASHPTRFAGLVAVSGRVPKTLEPSQLAALKEIPIQIFQGAKDEKLPIEDTQQIVDILRGVGGRVDFTVLPEGDHFIADEVYSDSKLQQWLISQSRRTSVAV
- a CDS encoding aliphatic sulfonate ABC transporter substrate-binding protein; its protein translation is MIKRRRFLNVATSSLGGFSMPYLLGSCSQQNVASTSGNSISLGIKTKVLRMGYQSAGDLFRNRQVLEKRLEPLGIKVEWAQFVQGPQLMEGMAAKRVDVGSVGETPPIFAQVAGSDLVYVVGTQRTTRTGTSSVIAVPPESPLQKFEDIKGQEVYFQKGSASHYFILRALQSIGLTIKDIKIKSMATIEARGAFLEGRIPVWMTGDPHYAIAQKMGRIRVLRDSVGLDSPGGYYIADRKFAQENPGLLKIIIEELHALDKWAEANRNEVKKLMIATQKLDEDVADKVMSRRTFAGRRGLSPELIAEQQRVADLFFKEGVIPKKINIQDALLPPDLYAAITPPEIMV
- a CDS encoding aldo/keto reductase, which codes for MTLPTTKLGQTGLTVSRLCLGTMTFGLQTDEETSKQILDTAADAGINFLDTADVYPLGGGLATAGSTEEIIGRWLKGKREHFILATKAVGKVGPAPWDQGASRKHILDAIDASLRRLGTDYVDLYQLHSDDASTPLDETLEALDTVVRAGKVRYIGVSNFLAYRLARALGRAEVRNLTRFVSIQPRYNLLFREIERELLPLAKEEGLGVIPYNPLAGGLLTGKHNLTQGPTAGTRFTLGAAAERYQERYWRDREFNTVEELRTVAEFAGLSLTTLAVAWVLANPIITAPIIGASRPEQLADTLKAVELKLDDNLKQKLDDITTEYRRGDSLR
- a CDS encoding amidohydrolase family protein; its protein translation is MTEYSRLKTSRSAAIKANLDYPIIDTDVHTNDFTPALEDYIAKYGGSKLVDELRKAEASRLNSKSNGKDWYQQTPEERQYNRTIRSPWWARVTRNTLDLATYTLPELFYERQAEQGSDYSVLFPNNVLAPAGASKENRQALQRAVNHYHADLYRKYSDRLTPVAGIPMGNPQEAVEELEFAVKTLGLKVANIPGGVKRPIKAIADKYPADQYPEIAKYASYIDFYGLDSEYDYDPFWAKAVELGVPITTHYGSQGWTGRSSISNYMNNHIGHFADGSQAFAKALFFGGVTKRFPQLRVAMLEGGADWGAHVYIHLVDRFSKRSLKGLQNYNPDNANSDELFVLFERFGSEFLQEHPLSKEELTKSVLGSSFNRHSRSPVGSELEDFAAAGIETIEDIRDRWVNSFFFGSESDDRTIAAAFNDKANPLGVKINAIYSSDVGHWDVPDLTDPLAESWDLVQEGVISEADFKAYVFHNPYKFYTQANPDFFKGTAVESKVPTPQVDKSLVVA
- a CDS encoding FAD-binding protein, whose protein sequence is MKKKSKQSNSFQRAADAPNLPATPFRFICYFVNQFRWWYVAMVILEVIHATCGIMLPYAIGEIIRGVTRSPGESKQIFDAVSQPLMLFTALSVGEVVFGRSAGLLQTILHPIHRQHIVRSLYAYLQHHSHRYLSSSFSGALAHRISETSLGVTQTMQMLITEFMPVIIVYTVTTILLYRVYPPLAGFVGLWAVLFITISFWLATRCRIYSRKAAAARSETTGIIVDAVTNLNSSRLFARLGFERRYLNEQLRDELKEVRKSNWYSERIRWFQFISAAVLKIGTLYYSLSLWSQGTIATADFVVATSLSLLIISEARNLSKRFLEFFEHIGNIANGVFTKVLSERYRVGKNLANSRWIERVIEKTWLSLPSVESWGYRFPKEDGESVRQSYYGPEYMRVLRKNLLRVGVQILDQSPALELLLADDGSVAGARGVQRQHHRTYTVRAGAVVLANGGCAFLSKALGCNTNTGDGLLMAVEAGGELSSMEASNHYAISTAFNATVTRGVPFGWASYTDEAGNDLGGYINGRRDPSFLPNALLKGSVYACLDRATPEVKAVVEKSHFIAFLPYTKAGIDPYTERVPVTLVLEGTVRGTGGIRIVNDDCATKVPGLYAAGDAASREFLAGLASGGGGPNAAWAISTGQWAGVGAADFAKSLGAHANERVARPAGQVGLGSSPSHTSETFDSEAIVRGVQAEMFPLEKNYLRSEQGLLDSLAKLEKLWEQVQGNPKQDSVRDVEFSRRAAALTAVARWAYFSALHRTETRSEHIRIDYPETDPNQRYYQATGGLDKLWVRRDWITDAMSGDKPQSVYATPPVITTQTTPSVSKL